The proteins below are encoded in one region of Armatimonadota bacterium:
- a CDS encoding Lrp/AsnC ligand binding domain-containing protein, whose protein sequence is MKAVVAILLIKAEPGKAREAANAIARIPGCRQTHVVTGPYDIVCFAEADDITALGDMVVARVQTVPGVRDTLTCLVV, encoded by the coding sequence ATGAAGGCGGTCGTTGCGATCCTGCTCATCAAGGCGGAACCCGGCAAGGCGCGGGAGGCGGCGAACGCGATTGCACGGATCCCAGGTTGCCGTCAGACCCACGTCGTCACAGGTCCGTACGACATCGTCTGCTTCGCGGAGGCCGACGACATCACCGCCTTGGGCGACATGGTGGTCGCGCGTGTGCAGACGGTGCCCGGCGTCCGCGACACCCTCACCTGCCTCGTAGTATAG
- the uvrB gene encoding excinuclease ABC subunit UvrB encodes MPDFRMVTDLPPRGDQPKAIAELVESIEAGNRYTTLLGVTGSGKTYTMAAAIERINRPTLVIAHNKTLAAQLYAEFRQFFPHNAVRYFVSYYDYYQPEAYIPQTDLYIAKDASINDEIDRLRHASTKALMERRDVIVVASVSCLFGLGQPEQYSDVVLVVRRGEGRSRDEILRRLVDIQYERNDVDFARGRFRVRGDVVEVFPSYEDRAVRIELFGEEVDRILELDPLTGEVLEEKNVIAVWPAKHWVTTEERMERALRTIEEELHERVEWFRRQGKLLEAQRLEFRTRYDLEMLRETGYCPGIENYSRHLDGRAPGERPGCLIDYFPRDFLMFIDESHVTVPQIRGMHEGDRVRKKNLVDFGFRLPSAYDNRPLRWDEFESLIRQCVFVSATPGPFELEVSSRVVEQIVRPTGLVDPQVEVRPARGQVDDLIAEVRAQVERGERTLVTTLTKRMAEDLTSYLQEMGLRVHYLHSEIDTLERVAILKDLRMGTYDVLVGINLLREGLDLPEVSLVAILDADREGYLRSEVSLIQTMGRAARHVGGRVILYADEVTESMRRAIDETNRRRAIQLRHNEEHGITPESITKPIRDLIELQAAEEAEAYRPTASGEILTAEEIISLVERQGATVPWDVARLLMLSPQELEQTIQRLEAEMRRAAANLEFEKAARLRDQVVELKRGLGEPFFAGPRRAGLQAAGHSRRGTQRGRGGRRRG; translated from the coding sequence TTGCCCGACTTCCGGATGGTGACCGATCTCCCCCCGCGGGGCGACCAGCCTAAGGCCATCGCTGAACTCGTGGAGAGCATCGAGGCCGGAAACCGCTACACCACCCTGCTCGGCGTCACCGGCAGCGGGAAGACATATACGATGGCCGCCGCCATCGAGCGGATCAACCGACCGACTCTGGTCATCGCCCACAACAAGACGCTGGCGGCCCAGCTGTACGCCGAGTTCCGGCAGTTCTTCCCCCACAACGCGGTTCGCTACTTCGTCTCCTACTATGACTACTACCAGCCCGAGGCGTACATCCCGCAGACCGATCTGTACATCGCCAAGGACGCCAGCATCAACGACGAGATCGACCGGCTGCGGCACGCCTCGACCAAAGCGCTGATGGAGCGCCGCGACGTGATCGTGGTCGCCTCGGTCTCGTGCCTGTTCGGCCTGGGACAGCCTGAGCAGTACAGCGACGTGGTGCTGGTGGTCCGCCGGGGGGAGGGCCGGTCGCGCGACGAGATCCTGCGGCGGCTGGTGGACATCCAGTACGAGCGCAACGACGTGGACTTCGCCCGAGGGCGGTTCCGGGTCCGGGGCGACGTCGTCGAGGTCTTCCCCTCGTACGAGGATCGGGCGGTGCGGATCGAACTATTTGGGGAGGAGGTCGACCGCATCCTCGAACTCGATCCCCTGACCGGCGAAGTGCTCGAGGAGAAGAACGTCATCGCGGTCTGGCCGGCCAAGCACTGGGTCACCACCGAGGAACGGATGGAGCGGGCACTGCGGACGATCGAGGAGGAGCTGCACGAGCGCGTGGAGTGGTTTCGGCGACAGGGCAAGCTGCTGGAGGCCCAACGCCTGGAGTTCCGCACCCGCTACGACCTGGAGATGCTGCGGGAGACTGGGTACTGCCCGGGCATCGAGAACTACTCCCGCCACCTCGATGGTCGGGCGCCTGGCGAACGGCCAGGGTGCCTGATCGACTACTTCCCGCGCGACTTTTTGATGTTCATCGACGAGTCGCACGTGACAGTGCCGCAGATCCGCGGCATGCACGAGGGAGATCGGGTCCGGAAGAAGAACCTGGTCGACTTCGGCTTCCGGCTGCCCTCGGCGTACGACAACCGCCCGCTGCGCTGGGACGAGTTCGAGAGCCTCATCCGGCAGTGCGTCTTCGTGTCGGCCACACCGGGGCCGTTCGAGCTCGAGGTGTCCAGCCGGGTCGTCGAGCAGATCGTGCGCCCCACCGGGTTGGTGGACCCGCAGGTCGAGGTGCGGCCGGCGCGGGGCCAGGTGGATGACCTCATCGCGGAGGTTCGGGCTCAGGTGGAACGCGGCGAGCGGACGCTCGTGACCACCCTGACCAAACGCATGGCCGAGGACCTCACCTCCTACCTGCAGGAGATGGGTCTGAGGGTCCACTACCTGCACTCGGAGATCGACACGCTGGAGCGGGTGGCGATCCTCAAGGACCTTCGGATGGGCACCTACGACGTGCTGGTCGGCATCAACCTCCTGCGCGAAGGGCTGGACCTTCCGGAGGTGTCGCTGGTCGCGATCCTGGACGCGGACCGCGAGGGATATCTGCGCTCGGAGGTGTCGTTGATCCAGACGATGGGCAGGGCGGCGCGACACGTCGGCGGCCGCGTGATCCTCTATGCCGACGAGGTCACCGAATCGATGCGCCGGGCCATCGACGAGACCAACCGCCGCCGGGCGATCCAGTTGCGGCACAACGAAGAGCACGGGATCACGCCAGAATCGATCACCAAGCCGATCCGGGACCTGATCGAACTGCAGGCCGCCGAGGAGGCGGAGGCCTATCGGCCCACAGCCTCGGGCGAGATCCTGACGGCCGAAGAGATCATCAGCCTCGTGGAGCGGCAGGGAGCCACGGTGCCGTGGGACGTCGCACGGCTGCTGATGCTGTCACCCCAGGAACTTGAGCAGACGATCCAGCGGCTGGAAGCCGAGATGCGCCGCGCCGCGGCCAACCTGGAGTTCGAGAAGGCCGCCAGGTTGCGGGACCAGGTTGTGGAACTGAAGAGAGGACTGGGCGAGCCGTTCTTCGCGGGTCCGCGCCGAGCGGGTCTTCAGGCTGCGGGCCATTCGCGGCGCGGCACGCAGCGCGGCCGCGGTGGACGTCGCCGTGGTTGA
- the uvrA gene encoding excinuclease ABC subunit UvrA, protein MSLDRIIVRGAREHNLKNITVEIPRDRLVVLTGISGSGKSTLAFDTIYAEGQRKYVESLSAYARQFLGLMEKPDVDSIDGLSPAVSIDQKGAPRNPRSTVGTVTEIYDYLRLLYARIGQPHCPVCDRPIRRQTAEQIVDRLLALPEGTRIYVMGPVVRGRKGEYRQLFEDLRRQGFVRVRVDGVLYELTEPIPLDRNRKHDIEVVVDRIVAKPEVRSRLNDSIETALKLGQGLVHVWREGDSSGIAASGDLMVFSTAFACPDHGTTLPEIEPRIFSFNSPYGACPTCSGLGYKQEVDPDLVLDLDKSLADGAVVPWAASTSEYYDQLLRSLAQAYGVDWKTPLRKLPKSFVRVLLHGSEEPIRVRYHNRYGALRIYDTQFEGVVVHLERRYAETDSDYVKEEIEKYMSTAACPRCRGTRLKPESLTVRVGGKNIAELTALTVRRSLEFFEELRLTEREERIGQQILKEVRSRLGFLVNVGLDYLTLDRTANTLSGGEAQRIRLATQIGSGLMGVLYVLDEPSVGLHQRDNRRLIETLKRLRDLGNTILVVEHDEDTIRSADWIVDIGPGAGRDGGEIVASGTVEDVIREPRSVTGKFLSGERSIAVPSRRRPPREERVVVRGAREHNLKNIDVSFPLSVFCAVTGVSGSGKSTLVDDILYRALAQRVMGTRLRAGDHDTVEGWHHIDKVIDIDQSPIGRTPRSNPATYTKTFDLIRELFASTPEARVRGYGPGRFSFNVRGGRCEACEGDGIVQIEMHFLPDVYVPCEVCKGKRYNRETLQVLYKGKNITDVLEMTVDEALAFFDAIPRIRRKLQTLQDVGLGYIQLGQPATTLSGGEAQRVKLATELSRRDTGRTLYILDEPTVGLHFADVERLLNVLHRLVDAGNTVVVIEHNLDVIKTADWIIDLGPEGGDFGGTVIAEGTPEEVAAMDHSYTGQFLRRVLDPQKVEAARRALARRDGQRGAVSELLGAVHQPAGAGRGLRR, encoded by the coding sequence ATGTCGTTGGATCGCATCATCGTTCGCGGTGCCCGCGAGCACAACCTCAAGAACATCACCGTCGAGATCCCGCGCGACAGACTCGTGGTGCTGACCGGGATCTCGGGGTCGGGCAAGTCCACCCTGGCCTTCGACACCATCTATGCCGAAGGGCAACGCAAGTACGTCGAGTCGCTGTCGGCCTACGCGCGCCAGTTCCTCGGTCTGATGGAAAAGCCGGACGTCGACTCGATCGACGGGCTGTCGCCGGCGGTGTCGATCGACCAGAAGGGTGCTCCCCGCAACCCGCGCTCGACGGTCGGCACCGTAACCGAGATCTACGACTACCTGAGGCTGCTGTACGCGCGGATCGGCCAGCCGCACTGCCCGGTCTGCGACCGCCCGATCCGTCGCCAGACCGCTGAGCAGATCGTCGACCGCCTGCTGGCCCTCCCCGAGGGGACCCGGATCTACGTGATGGGGCCGGTCGTCCGTGGTCGCAAGGGAGAGTACCGGCAGTTGTTCGAGGACCTTCGCCGGCAGGGGTTCGTGCGCGTCCGAGTGGACGGGGTGCTGTACGAGTTGACCGAGCCGATCCCACTGGACCGCAACCGCAAGCATGACATCGAAGTCGTGGTCGATCGCATCGTCGCCAAGCCGGAGGTCCGTTCCCGGCTCAACGACTCGATCGAAACCGCGCTCAAGCTCGGCCAGGGCCTGGTGCACGTCTGGAGGGAAGGGGACAGTTCGGGGATTGCCGCGTCGGGGGACCTCATGGTGTTCTCGACCGCGTTCGCCTGCCCCGACCACGGGACGACGCTTCCGGAGATCGAGCCGCGGATCTTCTCCTTCAACAGCCCGTACGGCGCTTGCCCCACGTGCTCGGGCCTGGGCTACAAGCAGGAAGTCGATCCCGACCTGGTGCTGGACCTGGACAAGTCCCTGGCCGACGGAGCCGTGGTGCCGTGGGCGGCGTCGACCAGCGAGTACTACGACCAGTTGCTCCGCTCGCTCGCGCAGGCGTACGGGGTGGACTGGAAGACGCCACTGCGCAAACTGCCCAAGTCGTTTGTCCGGGTTCTGCTGCACGGTTCCGAGGAACCGATCCGCGTGCGCTACCACAATCGCTACGGCGCGCTGCGGATCTACGACACGCAGTTCGAAGGGGTGGTGGTGCATCTCGAACGCCGCTACGCGGAGACCGATTCGGACTACGTCAAAGAAGAGATCGAGAAGTACATGAGCACGGCGGCCTGCCCCCGGTGTCGGGGCACGCGCCTGAAGCCCGAGAGCCTCACCGTACGCGTGGGCGGCAAGAACATCGCCGAGCTCACGGCGCTGACCGTGCGTCGTTCGCTGGAGTTCTTCGAGGAGCTGCGGCTGACGGAGCGCGAGGAGCGGATCGGCCAGCAGATCCTCAAGGAGGTGCGCTCGCGCCTGGGGTTCCTTGTGAACGTGGGGCTCGACTACCTGACGCTGGACCGCACGGCGAACACTCTCAGCGGCGGAGAGGCGCAGCGCATCCGGTTGGCCACTCAGATCGGTTCCGGGTTGATGGGAGTGCTGTACGTGCTGGACGAGCCGAGCGTCGGGCTGCACCAGCGCGACAACCGCAGGCTCATCGAGACGCTCAAGAGGCTGCGGGATCTGGGCAACACCATCCTAGTGGTGGAGCACGACGAGGACACGATTCGATCGGCCGACTGGATCGTGGACATCGGCCCCGGCGCAGGGCGCGACGGGGGCGAGATCGTCGCGAGCGGCACGGTGGAAGACGTGATCCGCGAGCCACGCTCCGTCACCGGCAAGTTCCTGTCCGGCGAGCGGAGCATCGCGGTCCCCTCCCGCCGCCGCCCACCGCGGGAGGAGCGGGTGGTCGTGCGCGGGGCCCGGGAGCACAACCTCAAGAACATCGACGTGTCCTTCCCCCTGAGCGTCTTTTGCGCGGTCACCGGAGTCTCGGGCTCCGGGAAGTCCACCCTGGTCGACGACATCCTCTACCGCGCGCTGGCGCAGCGGGTGATGGGGACGCGTCTGCGCGCGGGCGACCACGACACGGTGGAAGGATGGCATCACATCGACAAGGTGATTGACATCGACCAGTCGCCGATAGGCCGGACACCGCGGAGCAACCCCGCGACCTACACGAAGACGTTCGACCTCATCCGCGAGCTGTTCGCGTCGACCCCTGAGGCTCGGGTCCGCGGGTACGGCCCGGGCCGGTTCTCGTTCAACGTGCGCGGGGGCCGGTGCGAGGCGTGCGAGGGAGACGGGATCGTGCAGATCGAGATGCACTTCCTGCCGGACGTCTACGTTCCGTGCGAGGTCTGCAAGGGCAAGCGCTACAACCGCGAGACGCTGCAGGTCCTCTACAAGGGCAAGAACATCACCGACGTGCTGGAGATGACGGTGGATGAGGCGCTGGCGTTCTTTGACGCGATCCCCCGCATCCGCCGCAAGCTGCAGACGCTACAGGACGTGGGGCTGGGCTACATCCAGCTCGGCCAGCCCGCCACGACGCTGTCTGGCGGCGAGGCGCAGCGCGTCAAGCTGGCGACCGAGCTGTCGCGCCGGGATACCGGCAGGACGCTGTACATCCTCGACGAGCCGACCGTGGGGCTGCACTTCGCGGACGTCGAACGTCTGCTCAACGTCCTGCACCGGCTGGTGGACGCGGGGAACACCGTCGTCGTGATCGAGCACAACCTGGACGTGATCAAGACGGCCGACTGGATCATCGATCTTGGACCGGAAGGCGGCGACTTCGGCGGGACGGTGATCGCCGAGGGGACTCCCGAGGAAGTGGCCGCGATGGACCACTCCTACACCGGCCAGTTCCTCCGGCGGGTGCTGGACCCCCAGAAGGTGGAGGCCGCGCGCCGGGCGCTGGCACGCCGGGACGGCCAGCGCGGCGCTGTATCGGAACTGCTTGGAGCAGTGCACCAGCCCGCCGGTGCGGGCCGCGGGCTGCGCCGCTGA
- a CDS encoding aminotransferase class I/II-fold pyridoxal phosphate-dependent enzyme has translation MRRWMSSRAKAIPESVFLLMDRAKQDAAQAGLEIIDLSLGSSDLGPPPTALEALRQALDDSSTYGYTLRSATLPFLEAASRWYERRFGRRFDPKQEMLALIGSQEGIGHLLLAITDPGDTLLLPAVCYPPYWGMAAIAGLQTYPIPLGADGLADLSAIPDAVAERARVLLLNYPSNPTAAVADDSYFSRALAFARRHGLMLVHDNPYVDMVFDGRAPSPLALVGPYDHTVEFFTLSKSYHMGGFRLAFAVGDAETIAALETVKAALDFNVYLGILRMGMAALEQPADWVRSRVEVFRERRDTLVVALREVGWEVPTPQATMYLWARVPGEADDVRFAVELCRRTGVAVSPGQGFGPGGLGYVRFALVQDPARLREAARRIGTVLASAAGR, from the coding sequence ATGCGCAGATGGATGTCCAGCAGGGCGAAGGCGATCCCGGAGTCGGTGTTCCTCCTGATGGACCGAGCCAAGCAGGACGCGGCCCAGGCGGGGCTCGAGATCATCGACCTCTCGCTGGGATCGAGCGACCTGGGGCCGCCGCCGACCGCCCTCGAGGCGCTGCGCCAGGCGCTCGACGACTCCTCGACCTACGGCTACACGCTCCGCTCGGCGACGCTCCCCTTCCTCGAGGCGGCATCCCGCTGGTACGAGCGTCGGTTTGGACGCCGCTTCGATCCCAAGCAAGAGATGCTGGCGCTCATCGGAAGCCAGGAGGGCATCGGCCACCTCCTCCTTGCCATCACGGATCCTGGGGATACCCTGCTGTTGCCGGCGGTCTGCTACCCCCCGTACTGGGGAATGGCCGCGATCGCCGGCCTGCAGACGTATCCAATCCCTCTCGGTGCGGACGGGCTCGCCGACCTGTCTGCAATCCCGGACGCCGTGGCGGAGCGGGCCCGGGTCCTGCTGCTCAACTACCCGAGCAACCCCACGGCTGCGGTGGCCGACGACTCCTACTTTTCCCGCGCCCTGGCCTTCGCCCGGCGACACGGCCTGATGCTCGTGCACGACAACCCCTACGTCGACATGGTGTTCGACGGCCGCGCGCCCTCGCCGCTGGCACTGGTGGGACCGTACGACCACACCGTCGAGTTCTTCACGCTATCGAAGTCGTACCACATGGGCGGGTTCCGGTTGGCCTTCGCAGTCGGAGACGCGGAGACGATCGCGGCCCTGGAGACCGTCAAGGCGGCGCTGGATTTCAACGTGTACCTGGGGATCCTCCGCATGGGGATGGCGGCCCTAGAACAGCCCGCCGATTGGGTGCGTTCGCGAGTGGAGGTCTTTCGCGAGCGGCGGGACACCCTCGTCGTCGCTCTGCGCGAGGTCGGGTGGGAGGTCCCGACCCCGCAAGCCACGATGTACCTGTGGGCACGCGTGCCCGGCGAGGCGGACGACGTCCGGTTCGCGGTCGAACTCTGCCGCCGGACCGGGGTGGCGGTGTCGCCCGGGCAGGGGTTTGGCCCGGGCGGGCTGGGGTACGTCCGGTTCGCGCTCGTGCAGGATCCGGCAAGACTGCGGGAAGCCGCCCGGCGCATCGGGACCGTCCTCGCGTCTGCGGCAGGGCGATAG
- a CDS encoding alpha/beta hydrolase: protein MDVEVYRKAVRVGGAGGTVTLSVVDVPGGQPDRTMVFVHGLGGEAGHWQRQLTHFYGRARLIAPDLRGHGRSERPPGGYTIDRFRADLAAMMDALAVGRAVLVAHSFGGAVAAEFAASAPERVEAIVLIATPARFRLRLRWRLVLRLPAPLLALLAPLGSDRAAAPAYVLHRCYREALVGWSGPRTLGRLSVPALVVYGDRDPTVHVRYLEQTAHAIPGAERLQLPGRRHLLMRDDAEEVNRAIEAFLVRRLRASASGGRA, encoded by the coding sequence ATGGACGTCGAAGTCTATCGCAAGGCGGTTCGGGTGGGTGGAGCGGGCGGGACGGTGACGCTGTCGGTCGTGGACGTTCCCGGCGGCCAGCCGGACCGAACGATGGTGTTCGTCCACGGGCTGGGGGGCGAGGCAGGGCACTGGCAGCGGCAGCTGACGCACTTTTACGGCCGCGCGCGCCTGATCGCCCCCGACCTCCGCGGTCACGGTCGATCGGAACGCCCCCCCGGTGGCTACACGATCGACCGCTTCCGGGCCGACCTCGCGGCCATGATGGATGCGCTGGCCGTCGGGCGGGCCGTGCTCGTCGCGCACTCCTTCGGCGGAGCGGTCGCCGCGGAGTTCGCGGCATCGGCGCCGGAGCGCGTCGAGGCGATCGTGCTGATCGCGACTCCCGCACGGTTTCGGCTGCGCCTGCGCTGGCGGCTCGTGCTGCGTCTGCCCGCGCCGCTGCTGGCGCTGTTGGCGCCGCTGGGCAGCGACCGGGCCGCCGCGCCGGCATACGTCCTCCACCGCTGCTACCGCGAGGCGCTGGTGGGCTGGTCGGGACCTCGGACGCTGGGTCGGCTGTCGGTGCCGGCACTGGTGGTGTACGGCGACCGGGATCCCACCGTGCACGTCCGATACCTGGAACAGACCGCGCATGCGATTCCGGGTGCGGAGCGCCTCCAGCTGCCGGGGCGACGTCACCTCCTGATGCGCGACGACGCGGAGGAGGTCAACCGCGCGATCGAAGCGTTCCTGGTCCGGCGGCTCCGAGCCTCTGCGTCGGGAGGTCGGGCATGA
- a CDS encoding pyridoxamine 5'-phosphate oxidase family protein, with product MSRPALEPDDVAPLLEVQARSFARAGPRIRQSYPPSRAMDARRMADFLGSHRHAVLATARPDGRPQAAPVSYLVWRGAFWIALVAGARERNLRANPYASLVLVEGEGRRHRALIANGPVVLHDPRHIHEIGEGLAAAWAKRFRQPPTWAAVLVELRPARLYSYGQAS from the coding sequence ATGAGTCGGCCTGCGCTGGAGCCCGACGATGTCGCCCCGCTGCTCGAAGTGCAAGCGCGCAGCTTCGCCCGGGCGGGACCGCGGATCCGCCAGTCCTATCCACCATCCCGGGCGATGGACGCACGGCGCATGGCCGACTTCCTCGGGTCGCACCGCCACGCGGTGCTCGCCACGGCGCGCCCGGACGGGCGACCCCAAGCCGCGCCCGTTTCCTACCTCGTGTGGCGAGGAGCCTTCTGGATCGCGCTGGTGGCCGGGGCGCGGGAGCGCAACCTGCGTGCCAACCCCTACGCCTCGCTCGTCCTGGTGGAAGGCGAGGGCCGACGGCACCGCGCGTTGATCGCCAACGGGCCGGTCGTCCTGCACGATCCCCGACACATCCACGAGATCGGCGAAGGGCTCGCGGCCGCCTGGGCGAAGCGGTTCCGCCAGCCGCCCACCTGGGCCGCCGTCCTGGTCGAACTCCGGCCCGCGCGCCTGTACTCCTACGGTCAGGCATCGTAG
- the uvrC gene encoding excinuclease ABC subunit UvrC, giving the protein MPTVASLEEKLRALPPRPGVYLLRDAAGRVIYVGKASSLRRRVRAYFQDPMTVESPRTRHLMGRIFDFDVVACANEVEALILETNLIKQHRPRYNVRMADDKAYPYLKLTNEAYPRIVMTRRIARDGAKYFGPYPYHEPKLVGRTIRTLRKLFKLRTCHIEIDRTLPRPCLDYAIGQCSAPCVAWGATPEQYAEQVRQVALFLEGRQEDLVASLRRQMEDAAAAMEYERAAVLRDQIRAIEAIRERQRISGTGLEDRDVVGVYAEGDDACAQVFFVRDGRLSGREHFFLTGAQGHSTAEVVRNFLEQYYEFATAIPREVLIPEPVADRDVIADWLSQRRGGRVAVTVPQRGDKRRLVEMARENARLALEQERARLVGREGAAVRALQQVLELDEPPFRIECYDVSNLQRGEAVAAMITFEGGRPKKDAYRRFGIKWTEGPDDVGMLRETLRRRFVRAREEQDRLDRDEPIRPKWSVLPDLLVIDGGRAQLAAAQEVLFEFNLPIPAVALAKREELLFRTGRQEPLSLGKDSAALHLLQRIRDEAHRFANAYHQRLRGRRIVYSVLDEIPGIGEKRKRELIRRFGSVRRIRESTEADVAEVVGPKVARKVMAFLRGHDLPAYKEQAVR; this is encoded by the coding sequence ATGCCGACGGTCGCCAGCCTCGAAGAGAAGTTGCGGGCGCTGCCGCCCAGACCCGGCGTCTACCTGCTGCGCGACGCCGCCGGCAGGGTGATCTATGTCGGCAAGGCGTCGTCGCTGCGCAGGCGGGTGCGCGCGTACTTCCAGGACCCGATGACGGTGGAGTCACCGCGCACGCGCCACCTCATGGGCAGGATCTTCGACTTTGACGTCGTGGCCTGCGCCAACGAGGTCGAGGCGCTGATCCTGGAGACGAACCTCATCAAGCAGCACCGGCCCCGGTACAACGTGCGGATGGCAGACGACAAGGCCTACCCATACCTGAAGCTCACGAACGAAGCCTATCCGAGAATCGTCATGACCCGCCGCATCGCGCGCGACGGTGCCAAGTACTTCGGCCCGTATCCGTACCACGAACCGAAGCTCGTCGGCCGGACCATCCGCACCCTGCGGAAGCTGTTCAAGTTGCGCACCTGCCACATCGAGATCGACCGCACGCTGCCCCGTCCGTGCCTCGACTACGCGATCGGCCAGTGCAGCGCGCCGTGCGTCGCGTGGGGCGCCACGCCCGAGCAGTACGCGGAGCAGGTTCGGCAGGTGGCCCTGTTCCTGGAAGGACGCCAGGAAGACCTGGTTGCCAGCCTCCGCCGCCAGATGGAGGACGCCGCGGCCGCGATGGAGTACGAGCGCGCGGCCGTCCTGCGGGACCAGATCCGGGCCATCGAGGCGATCCGCGAGCGGCAGCGCATCAGCGGGACGGGGCTGGAGGACCGGGACGTGGTGGGGGTCTACGCGGAAGGCGACGACGCATGCGCCCAGGTCTTCTTCGTCCGCGACGGCCGGCTGAGCGGCCGAGAACACTTCTTTCTGACCGGCGCGCAGGGGCACTCGACAGCCGAGGTCGTGCGGAACTTCCTCGAACAGTACTACGAGTTCGCGACGGCGATCCCACGCGAAGTCCTCATCCCGGAGCCCGTCGCGGACCGGGACGTCATCGCCGACTGGCTGTCGCAGCGGCGCGGGGGCCGCGTGGCCGTCACCGTACCCCAGCGGGGCGACAAGCGGCGCCTGGTCGAGATGGCGCGGGAGAATGCACGCCTTGCGCTGGAGCAGGAGCGCGCACGCCTGGTTGGCCGTGAGGGGGCGGCGGTGCGTGCGCTGCAGCAGGTCCTGGAGCTGGACGAACCGCCGTTCCGGATCGAGTGCTACGACGTCTCCAACTTGCAGCGCGGCGAAGCGGTGGCGGCGATGATCACCTTCGAAGGCGGGAGGCCGAAGAAGGACGCCTACCGGCGTTTCGGGATCAAGTGGACGGAGGGTCCCGACGACGTGGGGATGCTGCGCGAGACCCTGCGCCGCCGGTTCGTGCGCGCGCGCGAGGAGCAGGACAGACTGGACCGGGACGAGCCCATCCGGCCCAAGTGGTCGGTGTTGCCGGATCTCCTCGTCATCGACGGGGGTCGGGCACAACTGGCGGCGGCGCAGGAGGTGCTGTTCGAGTTCAACCTGCCGATCCCCGCGGTCGCGCTCGCCAAGCGGGAGGAGCTGCTGTTCCGGACCGGTCGACAAGAGCCGCTGAGCCTGGGCAAGGACTCCGCCGCGCTGCACCTGTTGCAGCGCATCCGCGACGAGGCGCACCGGTTCGCCAACGCCTACCATCAGAGACTGCGCGGCCGCAGGATCGTCTACTCGGTGCTCGACGAGATCCCGGGGATCGGGGAGAAGCGCAAGCGTGAGTTGATCCGCCGCTTCGGATCAGTCCGCAGGATCCGCGAGAGCACCGAAGCAGACGTCGCCGAGGTGGTCGGCCCCAAGGTGGCGCGGAAAGTGATGGCGTTCCTGCGGGGCCACGACCTGCCGGCCTATAAGGAGCAAGCGGTCCGGTGA
- the proC gene encoding pyrroline-5-carboxylate reductase, producing the protein MYARIDRHLGFVGAGNMAEALIAGLVAGGSVGPERIWVVNRSDRARLQRVVGTYGVRPAVDKAELCERADVVVLAVKPKDVPEAVDQLKPHIRFSHRVLSVVAGLTIASLEASFPRVGVVRAMPNTPSAVREGIAAFALGSCCTRDDAVWTQAILTSVGRAIEVPEQLLDAVTGLSGSGPAYVFFLVESMIEAGVRAGLSPDVARDLVIQTVFGAARMLRETGADPAELRRRVTSPGGTTMAGLGALEERDVRGAVVEAVRRAAHRARELAK; encoded by the coding sequence ATGTACGCACGGATCGATCGCCACCTGGGGTTCGTGGGGGCGGGCAACATGGCCGAAGCGCTGATCGCCGGCCTGGTCGCCGGCGGATCCGTCGGACCCGAGCGGATCTGGGTGGTCAACCGGTCCGACCGGGCGCGCCTTCAGCGCGTCGTCGGGACTTACGGGGTGCGGCCCGCGGTCGACAAGGCGGAGCTGTGCGAGCGCGCCGATGTCGTCGTGCTGGCCGTCAAGCCCAAAGACGTCCCGGAAGCCGTCGATCAGCTGAAGCCCCACATCCGATTCTCCCACCGCGTGCTGTCGGTGGTCGCCGGCTTGACGATCGCGTCGCTGGAGGCCTCGTTCCCCCGGGTTGGGGTGGTGCGCGCCATGCCGAACACGCCGTCAGCGGTCCGCGAGGGGATCGCGGCGTTCGCGCTAGGATCCTGCTGCACCCGCGACGACGCGGTGTGGACGCAGGCGATTCTGACGTCGGTGGGAAGGGCCATCGAGGTCCCGGAGCAGCTTTTGGACGCGGTGACCGGGCTGTCGGGCAGCGGTCCGGCGTACGTCTTCTTCCTCGTCGAGAGCATGATCGAAGCCGGTGTGCGCGCCGGCCTTTCGCCGGACGTGGCCCGCGACCTGGTGATCCAGACCGTGTTCGGTGCGGCGCGGATGCTGCGCGAGACCGGCGCCGACCCGGCAGAGCTGCGGCGCCGGGTCACTTCGCCCGGCGGTACGACCATGGCCGGTCTCGGCGCACTCGAGGAACGCGATGTGCGCGGAGCCGTCGTGGAAGCCGTCCGTCGTGCCGCGCACCGGGCGCGGGAATTGGCGAAGTAG